In the Salarias fasciatus chromosome 13, fSalaFa1.1, whole genome shotgun sequence genome, one interval contains:
- the prph2b gene encoding peripherin-2b, translated as MPFMPVKFTLQKRVKLAQGLWMLYWFSVIVGILIFSLGIFFKIELRKRSEMMDNNESHLVPNLLILLGAVACGVNAFGGKVCHDSLDPLKFAKWKPMLKPYLLLCCGLNVALLLAALLCFLMQFAMYLSLADGLKNGIKFYKDTDTPGRCFMKRTLDMTQIEFRCCGNNNFRDWFEVQWISNRYLDMSNDVVKDRVLSNVEGKYLMDSVPFSCCNPGSPRPCIQHHLTNNSAHYDYDHRIEELNIWTRGCREALFSYYSSIMNSIGALVIFTIFLESADMAGLKYLCTALETMADPENPECESEGYLLDKGVKETLAEALSKLKTLGKGNQVQEGGATGEAAT; from the exons ATGCCGTTCATGCCAGTGAAGTTCACCCTGCAGAAGCGGGTGAAGCTGGCTCAGGGCCTCTGGATGCTCTACTGGTTCTCTGTCATCGTGGGCATCCTCATTTTCAGCCTCGGCATCTTCTTCAAGAttgagctgaggaagaggagtgagatGATGGACAATAACGAGAGCCACTTAGTGCCCAACCTGCTCATCCTGCTGGGCGCCGTGGCCTGTGGCGTCAACGCCTTTGGGGGGAAGGTGTGCCACGACTCGCTGGACCCGCTCAAGTTCGCCAAGTGGAAGCCGATGCTGAAGCCatacctgctgctgtgctgcggCCTCAACGTTGCGCTGCTGCTCGCcgcgctgctctgcttcctcaTGCAGTTTGCGATGTACCTGTCACTGGCCGACGGCCTGAAGAACGGCATCAAGTTCTACAAGGACACCGACACGCCGGGCCGCTGCTTCATGAAGAGGACGCTCGACATGACGCAGATCGAGTTCCGCTGCTGCGGGAACAACAACTTCAGGGACTGGTTCGAGGTGCAGTGGATCAGCAACCGCTACCTGGACATGAGCAACGACGTGGTGAAAGA TCGTGTCCTCAGTAATGTGGAGGGAAAGTACCTGATGGACAGCGTGCCGTTCAGCTGCTGTAACCCGGGTTCCCCGCGACCTTGCATCCAGCACCACCTGACCAATAACTCCGCCCACTATGACTATGACCACCGCATCGAGGAGCTCAACATCTGGACCCGGGGCTGCCGCGAGGCCCTCTTCTCCTACTACAGCAGCATCATGAACAGTATCGGGGCGCTGGTTATTTTCACCATCTTTCTAGAG tcagCAGACATGGCGGGGCTGAAATACCTGTGCACGGCCCTGGAGACCATGGCGGACCCCGAGAACCCGGAGTGTGAGAGCGAGGGTTACCTGCTGGACAAAGGTGTGAAGGAGACGCTGGCAGAAGCTCTGTCCAAACTCAAGACGCTGGGCAAGGGCAACCAGGtgcaggagggcggagccacggGCGAGGCCGCCACCtga